ATTAGGTGATGTCAACGACAACAGCTTAGATATGTCTATGTATAAAGAATTTTCAAATGCCCATGTTTATCATAAAGAAGCATGTCAACAGTGTTGGGCAAAGTTTTATTGTAGCGGAGGCTGCCATGCTAATGCTTATAACTTTAATAAAAGTATCTATACGCCTTATAAAGTTGGATGCGAAATGGAGAAAAAACGTATTGAATGTGCATTAATGATTCAGGCAAGGTTGATGGAGGAGGTATAGTGGTGATCAAAGATTTAAAAAATAAAAAAGTAAAAGTCCATGAAAGTTGTTTTATCGCGGAAACCGCAGATATTATAGGAGATGTAACAATTGGTGAGGATTCAAGTATCTGGTACAAAACTGTACTTAGAGGAGATGACAATTATATCAAGGTTGGAAAAAGTACCAATATTCAAGATAATTCAGTGGTACATATAAGTCATCTTTATCCTACGGTTATAGGCAATTATGTGACAATAGGGCATAACGCCATTATCCATGCCTGCACCATAGGAGACTGCACATTGATCGGTATGGGAGCCATTGTGTTGGATGGAGCAGAAGTAGGAAGTGAGACGATTATCGGTGCTGGTAGTCTAGTAGCTCCTGGGAAAAAAATTCCCTCAGGGGTATTAGCGATAGGTTCTCCGGCAAAGGTGGTGCGGGAACTGACGGAAGAAGAGAAAAAGGGCTTGCGGGACTCAGCTGAAGGCTATGTAAAATATGCCAATGAACACAAGATCTAGCGAAACATCTTTTATAAGCTAGAAGCGTCCGACTAGGTAATCTCTT
The sequence above is drawn from the Clostridium formicaceticum genome and encodes:
- a CDS encoding gamma carbonic anhydrase family protein, whose amino-acid sequence is MIKDLKNKKVKVHESCFIAETADIIGDVTIGEDSSIWYKTVLRGDDNYIKVGKSTNIQDNSVVHISHLYPTVIGNYVTIGHNAIIHACTIGDCTLIGMGAIVLDGAEVGSETIIGAGSLVAPGKKIPSGVLAIGSPAKVVRELTEEEKKGLRDSAEGYVKYANEHKI